The Cydia fagiglandana chromosome 4, ilCydFagi1.1, whole genome shotgun sequence genome has a window encoding:
- the LOC134664001 gene encoding WD repeat and FYVE domain-containing protein 2 — protein sequence MAAEIKPAPRTPNDRFSTTKKPALLSKLEGCTDDVNAAVVIPGEDGVISVCDDKTVRVWLKRDSGQYWPSICQYMPSGCTSMFYTPETRQLFIGQENGTVSEFTLATDCNRINPTREYLAHTARVTGVQFSLSCEWVLSVSRDKLFSYHCSETGRRIGGYSFEAWCTALQFDSQSKYAFVGDYSGQITMLKLDNNGATLVTTLKGHTGSVRVLNWAPQPQLLFSGSFDQTIIVWDIGGQKGTAYELQGHSNKVTGLWYVGSCTCLVSGGEDGALGVWQMGVRRRETPAWREADLCQLCRAPFIWNVRAMMEKKQLGLRQHHCRWCGAAVCATCSPHRLPLPVMGFEFPQRVCTACYETLRHEPRESLASFHDMKHAVASLFVDEATGRMVTAGKDRVIKVWDVSALLAPPPRAGPSDQ from the exons atggctGCTGAAATCAAGCCCGCACCCAGGACTCCTAACGACAGGTTTTCAACAACGAAGAAACCGGCCCTATTGAGTAAATTGGAAGGATGTACAGACGATGTCAACGCAGCGGTTGTTATTCCTGGCGAGGATGGAGTAATTAGCGTTTGCGACGATAA gACAGTCAGAGTATGGCTTAAAAGAGACTCAGGGCAGTACTGGCCAAGCATCTGCCAGTATATGCCGTCCGGCTGCACGTCCATGTTCTACACACCTGAGACCCGTCAGCTGTTCATTGGCCAGGAGAATGGGACCGTCTCGGAGTTCACACTAGCTACAGATTGTAATAGGATTAATCCA ACCCGTGAGTATCTAGCGCACACGGCGCGCGTGACCGGCGTTCAGTTCTCGCTGAGCTGCGAGTGGGTGCTGTCGGTGAGCCGCGACAAGCTGTTCTCGTACCACTGCAGCGAGACCGGCCGCAGGATCGGCGGGTACTCGTTCGAGGCCTGGTGCACGGCGTTACA GTTCGACTCTCAATCGAAGTACGCGTTCGTAGGCGACTACAGCGGACAGATAACTATGTTGAAGTTAGACAACAATGGCGCCACGCTCGTCACTACGCTTAAAGGACACACCGG GTCTGTGCGCGTGTTGAACTGGGCGCCGCAGCCGCAACTCCTCTTCAGCGGGTCGTTCGACCAGACCATTATCGTGTGGGACATCGGCGGGCAGAAGGGCACGGCCTATGAATTACAGGGGCACAG CAACAAAGTGACGGGCCTGTGGTACGTGGGAAGCTGCACTTGCCTGGTGTCGGGCGGCGAGGACGGCGCGCTGGGCGTGTGGCAGATGGGCGTGCGGCGCCGCGAGACGCCGGCGTGGCGCGAGGCGGACCTGTGCCAGCTGTGCCGCGCGCCCTTCATATGGAACGTGCGCGCCATGATGGAGAAGAAACAACTAG GACTGAGACAGCACCACTGCCGCTGGTGCGGCGCAGCTGTATGCGCGACTTGCTCCCCGCACCGCCTGCCCCTCCCCGTCATGGGCTTCGAGTTCCCGCAGCGCGTCTGCACCGCCTGCTACGAGACGTTACGACATGAACC GCGCGAGTCCCTAGCGTCGTTCCACGATATGAAACACGCCGTGGCATCGCTGTTCGTGGACGAGGCGACTGGGCGTATGGTGACGGCGGGCAAG GACCGCGTCATCAAGGTGTGGGACGTGTCAGCACTGCTAGCGCCCCCGCCGCGCGCCGGCCCCAGCGACCAGTAG